From one Colletotrichum destructivum chromosome 3, complete sequence genomic stretch:
- a CDS encoding Putative palmitoyltransferase, DHHC domain-containing protein, whose amino-acid sequence MDLARPQSPPENMSRRWARKVERCCCTFATYIPLVFVYGLTTWAVWVDVTIGSAPSKASWLGSASSFGALLLYGLLNWSYTTAVFTSPGSTTNDNGYSTLPTEAPPAATSFTVKSNGELRFCKKCQARKPDRAHHCSTCRRCVLKMDHHCPWLATCIGLKNHKAFLLFLIYTTLFCFYSFFVAGSWVYMEVINNTAYVETLMPINYVILSVIAGIIGIVVGAFTGWHILLASRGQTTIECLEKTRYLSPLKKQMQHQFVAQHSGEGIPLPAYGQQLLDMHANALPGITRPEEGEEYRSQPGGSRPMHASYEELERDRAKKRYEEYLDEQDSEKLPNAFDLGAKRNLLHLFGPKPMLWFVPVCNTTGDGWSWEPSPKWITARERLAREREEQRAREINAGWGTEEPPTFMRDVPTKPDGAGRHYLTSPPPNANGGRKMPSKADRVLGRDPNLYADGFQESMPMRKLSPRGRALEDDLEDSDLDMDGPAAAEHRALNLVTNGGWGRSGASGVLRKHSPTSPSFRDQPENDDDVD is encoded by the exons ATGGATCTTGCTCGTCCACAATCGCCCCCCGAAAACATGTCTCGTCGCTGGGCGCGAAAGGTTGAGCGTTGCTGCTGCACCTTCGCAACCTACATCCCTCTAGTCTTCGTCTATGGCTTGACCACTTGGGCCGTCTGGGTGGATGTCACCATAGGTTCTGCGCCCTCAAAAGCCTCTTGGCTCG GCTCCGCGTCGTCcttcggcgccctcctcctctacGGCCTGCTCAACTGGTCTTACACCACCGCCGTCTTCACGAGCCCAGGGAGTACAACCAACGACAATGGCTACAGCACACTACCGACCGAGGCGcctcccgccgccacctccttCACCGTCAAGTCGAACGGCGAGTTACGATTCTGCAAGAAGTGCCAGGCTAGGAAACCGGACCGCGCCCACCACTGTTCGACCTGCCGTCGCTGCGTACTGAAGATGGACCACCACTGCCCTTGGCTGGCGACCTGCATCGGCCTCAAGAACCACAAGGCCTTTCTGCTGTTCCTGATTTACACAACACTTTTCTGCTTCTAcagcttcttcgtcgccggcagctggGTCTACATGGAGGTCATTAACAACACGGCGTACGTCGAGACGCTGATGCCCATCAATTATGTCATCCTCAGCGTTATTGCTGGAATCATCGGCATTGTTGTCGGCGCCTTCACTGGATGGCACATTCTGCTCGCGAGCCGTGGCCAGACGACGATCGAGTGTTTGGAAAAGACGCGGTATCTGTCGCCGCTGAAAAAGCAAATGCAGCATCAATTCGTTGCCCAGCACAGTGGCGAGGGTATCCCCCTACCTGCGTACGGGCAGCAGCTTTTAGACATGCATGCGAATGCCCTCCCAGGCATCACACGACcagaggagggcgaggaatACCGGAGTCAACCgggcggctcgaggccgatgcACGCCTCTTACGAAGAGTTGGAACGCGATCGCGCAAAGAAGCGTTACGAAGAGTACCTCGATGAGCAGGACTCTGAGAAGCTCCCAAACgccttcgacctcggcgcaAAACGCAACCTTCTGCACCTCTTCGGCCCCAAGCCCATGTTGTGGTTTGTTCCCGTTTGCAATACCACCGGCGACGGCTGGTCATGGGAGCCCAGTCCCAAGTGGATCACGGCTCGTGAGCGACTTGCCAGAGAGCGCGAGGAACAGCGCGCCCGCGAGATCAACGCTGGCTGGGGAACCGAGGAGCCCCCGACCTTCATGCGCGACGTGCCTACGAAGCCTGACGGGGCGGGCCGTCACTACCTCACCTCACCGCCTCCCAACGCCAACGGCGGGCGTAAAATGCCCTCAAAGGCCGATCGGGTGCTGGGACGCGACCCCAACCTGTATGCAGACGGATTCCAGgagtcgatgccgatgcggAAGCTCAGCCCGCGTGGCCGCGCACTAGAGGATGACCTTGAGGACAGCGACCTCGACATGGATggccccgcggcggcggagcaCCGAGCTTTGAACCTTGTTACTAACGGCGGTTGGGGACGTAGCGGCGCCAGTGGAGTGTTGAGGAAACACAGtccgacgtcgccgtcgtttAGGGACCAACCGGAGAACGATGACGACGTGGACTGA
- a CDS encoding Putative helicase, Zinc finger, RING-type, DNA/RNA helicase, ATP-dependent, DEAH-box type, whose product MAATPTPRKSASRIEIQLPTAAGLRSERALRRSQYSMAPIKRKRSDNGDGDDDDDEEYSDNGRDAIVARRLQKEENRRGSKTARLSDADLARRLQEEEYDMDEVNAPTASQQGRRSVTSAKALAADSEDDMSEDMSFAARTKPSGQGRSRLVKTKTSSFAQPPTKKQKNLSFASDDEDELVGSMDEDDDFDLSSEKDDSDYDFDENPKTSTSKGKNPVRETRTTASSSAQPPATLGPSRRDGQRQREEEDILDGQDDDLSSLSSYVTNVTDDASTASAAAAASTASDSDGRLQNAVRRQSRGRRALQRGSRRRGQLERDRLEQQHPELLTMWQELEASPPLRPENIAQPKQISRQLKPFQLAGVAWMIAMEQSDYKGGLLGDEMGLGKTIQAVSLIMSDFPCKKPSLVLVPPVALMQWQSEIASYTDGTLKTFVYHGSLSKAKNVSLKELKKFDVIMMSYNSLESMYRKQEKGFARKDGIYKEKSLIHQIDFHRIILDEAHCIKTRTTMTAKACFALKTTFRWCLTGTPLQNRIGEFFSLIRFLQVKPFASYFCKQCPCSTLDWDLDEDHRCRRCHHIGMQHTSVFNQELLIPIQKWGNRGEGADAFRKLRTMTDRIMFRRLKKDHTDSMELPVKEIYVDRQFFGEVENDFANSIMTNGQRKFDTYVAQGVLLNNYANIFGLIMQMRQVADHPDLILRKNGEGGQNTLMCNLCDEVAEDCIRSRCKHDFCRACARTWLAANDQPDCPQCHILLAIDLEQPEIEQNEADVKKSSIINRIKMEDWTSSSKIELLVHELHKLRSDNASHKSIIFSQFSSMLQLIEWRLRRAGITTVMLDGSMNPAQRQASINHFMTKIDCECFLVSLKAGGVALNLTEASRVFIVDPWWNPAAEWQSADRCHRIGQTRPCTITRLCIEDSVESRMVLIQEKKTSMINSTVNADDKAMESLSPEDMQFLFRGS is encoded by the exons ATGGCTGCTACGCCTACTCCCCGCAAGTCGGCCTCCAGGATTGAGATCCAGCTCCccactgctgctggtctCCGGAGTGAGCGTGCTCTGCGTCGCAGCCAGTACTCCATGGCGCCCATCAAGCGCAAACGATCCGACAATggagacggcgatgacgatgacgacgaagagtACTCCGACAATGGTCGCGACGCCATTGTCGCTCGCCGTCTGCAAAAGGAGGAGAATCGCAGAGGTTCCAAAACTGCTCGACTTTCAGATGCCGACCTTGCCAGACGCCTCCAGGAAGAGGAGTACGACATGGACGAAGTCAATGCCCCAACTGCTTCTCAACAAGGCCGACGCAGCGTGACTTCTGCCAAAGCCCTCGCCGCAGACAGTGAAGACGATATGTCGGAAGACATGTCTTTTGCTGCTCGAACCAAACCCAGCGGTCAAGGCCGTAGCAGGCTTGTCAAAACGAAGACCAGCTCTTTTGCGCAGCCACCCAcaaagaagcagaagaactTGTCTTTTGCCtctgacgacgaggacgaacTAGTGGGTTCTatggacgaggatgatgactTTGACCTGTCGTCAGAGAAAGACGATTCGGACTACGACTTTGACGAAAACCccaagacgtcgacgagcaaGGGCAAGAATCCTGTAAGAGAGACCAGAACCACGGCTTCCTCCTCAGCACAGCCGCCTGCTACATTAGGCCCGTCGAGGCGGGACGGACAAAggcagagggaggaggaagacatTCTGGACGGCCAAGATGATGATCTTTCAAGCCTTTCGAGCTACGTCACCAATGTCACTGACGATGCTTCAACCGCTTCAGCCGCTgcggccgcctcgaccgCGTCCGATAGTGATGGGCGTCTTCAGAACGCCGTACGTAGGCAGTCCCGTGGTCGACGCGCCCTTCAACGTGGCTCTAGGCGGCGAGGTCAGCTCGAGCGTGACAGACTGGAACAGCAGCACCCTGAGCTTCTGACCATGTGGCAGGAGCTTGAGGCTTCGCCGCCTCTGCGACCGGAGAATATCGCCCAGCCCAAGCAGATCTCGCGCCAGCTCAAGCCTTTCCAGCTTGCGGGCGTTGCGTGGATGATTGCCATGGAGCAGTCCGACTACAAaggcggcctcctcggcgatgagATGGGCCTTGGCAAGACCATTCAGGCGGTGTCACTGATAATGTCGGATTTCCCCTGCAAGAAGCCATCTCTTGTCCTGGTCCCTCCCGTCGCCTTGATGCAGTGGCAGTCCGAGATTGCCTCCTACACTGACGGCACGCTCAAGACATTCGTCTACCACGGTTCCCTGTCCAAGGCAAAGAATGTAAGCCTCAAGGAGCTGAAGAAGTTCGATGTCATTATGATGTCCTACAACAGTCTGGAGTCGATGTACCGCAAACAGGAGAAGGGCTTCGCTCGCAAGGACGGCATCTACAAGGAGAAGAGTCTGATCCACCAGATCGACTTCCATCGCATcattctcgacgaggctCACTGCATCAAGACCAGGACCACCATGACGGCAAAGGCCTGCTTCGCCCTCAAGACCACCTTCAGATGGTGCTTGACTGGCACACCGCTCCAGAACCGCATTGGCGAGTTCTTCTCTTTGATCCGCTTCCTTCAGGTCAAGCCCTTCGCTTCGTACTTCTGCAAGCAGTGCCCCTGCTCTACCTTGGACTGGGACCTTGACGAAGATCACAGATGCCGTCGTTGCCATCATATCGGCATGCAGCATACGTCCGTGTTCAACCAGGAACTACTCATTCCGATTCAGAAGTGGGGCAACCGTGGAGAAGGTGCAGATGCCTTCCGGAAGCTCCGTACGATGACCGACCGCATCATGTTTCGCCGCCTGAAGAAGGATCACACTGATTCCATGGAGCTTCCAGTCAAGGAGATCTATGTCGATCGTCAATTCTTTGGTGAGGTGGAGAACGACTTTGCGAACAGCATCATGACGAACGGGCAGCGCAAGTTCGACACCTACGTCGCTCAGGGTGTGTTGCTCAACAATTACGCCAACATCTTTGGTCTCATTATGCAGATGCGCCAGGTTGCCGATCATCCTGATCTGATCCTCCGGAAGaatggcgagggcggccagaACACGCTCATGTGCAACCTATGCGACGAAGTCGCCGAGGATTGCATCAGGAGCCGTTGCAAGCACGACTTCTGCCGCGCCTGTGCTAGAACGTGGCTCGCGGCTAACGATCAACCGGACTGTCCCCAGTGCCACATCCTCCTGGCCATCGACTTGGAGCAACCCGAGATCGAGCAGAACGAGGCTGACGTCAAGAAGTCATCGATTATCAATCGAATTAAGATGGAGGATTGGACTTCGTCGTCCAAGAttgagcttctcgtccacgAGCTCCACAAGCTTCGCTCCGACAACGCGTCCCACAAgtccatcatcttctcgcAGTTCTCGTCCATGCTTCAACTCATCGAGTGGCGTCTCCGCCGTGCTGGTATCACCACTGTTATGCTGGACGGTAGCATGAACCCTGCGCAACGTCAAGCGTCCATCAACCACTTTATGACCAAGATTGACTGCGAGTGCTTTCTCGTATCTCTCAAGGCTGGCGGTGTTGCCCTGAACCTCACGGAGGCGTCGCGTGTCTTCATCGTTGACCC CTGGTGGAACCCTGCGGCCGAGTGGCAGTCGGCTGATCGATGCCACCGCATCGGCCAGACGCGCCCTTGCACCATCACCCGTCTCTGCATCGAGGACTCGGTCGAAAGCCGCATGGTGCTGAtccaggagaagaagactagCATGATTAACTCCACCGTCAACGCTGACGATAAGGCCATGGAGTCACTGAGTCCGGAGGATATGCAGTTCCTCTTCCGTGGATCTTGA
- a CDS encoding Putative glycoside hydrolase, family 3, glycoside hydrolase family 3 domain, immunoglobulin gives MASTLSLKFLAVTLLASQASLCDGAAINARSDVPPGFVAAPYYPAPYGGWASDWSDSYRRAKEVVDRMTLAEKTNITSGTGIFMGRTILTILCRVMRFNPLIRCVGNSGSALRVGFPQLCLADSATGVRQADNVTVFPSGITTGATFDKDLMYARAAAMGKEFRGKGANVYLGPSVGPIGRKPRGGRNWEGFGSDPVLQGKAAALTIKGVQEQGVIATIKHLVGNEQEMFRMYNPLQQGYSANIDDRTLHELYLWPFADGVREGVGSVMTAYNAVNGSACSQNSYLINGILKDELGFQGFVMSDWLSHMSGVGSALAGLDFNAPGDQQVPLTGYSYWMYDLTRAVLNGSVPVDRINDMATRVLATWYQMGQDEGFPATNWATGTRNRVGDFYPGAWPFSPSGVVNEFVKVQDDHHLVARQVAQEAITLLKNNGSLLPITTSAPIKIFGTHAQTNPDGPNACADRACNKGLLGIGWGSGTVDYEYLDDPLTAFKKRAGNVVYYNSDSFPSVPAPTADDVAFVFITSDSGENQYTVEGNNGDRSSSGLNAWHNGNKLVKDAAAKYQNVVVVIHTVGPILVDEWIDLPSVKSVLVAHLPGQEAGESLANIVFGNASPSGHLPYSMTKKESDLPASVTQLVGGSLGQPQDTFSEGLYIDYRYLHKNNIKPRFAFGHGLSYTDFSFSEATISPVTPLTASPPARPAKQGILEYSAPIPDWTEGVAPAGFNKIFRYIYSWCTESEAKDAVAASKTKTYPYPAGYSTTQKPGPPAGGAQGGNPALFDVVFTVSVKVTNTGAEHSGKASAQAYVQFPDGGPETPVIQLRDFEKTKNLAPGESATVTLELTRRDVSVWDVVSQNWVVPNPTGRYKIWVGEASDKLFLACYTDSGDCEEGLESPV, from the exons ATGGCAAGCACACTCTCGCTCAAATTTCTCGCCGTAACCCTTCTAGCCAGCCAAGCTTCCCTTTGCGATGGAGCGGCGATAAATGCCAGATCCGATGTGCCTCCCGGATTTGTGGCCGCCCCGTACTACCCGGCGCCCTACGGTGGCTGGGCATCGGACTGGTCCGACAGTTACAGGAGAGCCAAGGAAGTTGTCGATAGGATGACACTAGCTGAAAAGACGAATATCACTTCCGGGACCGGCATTTTTATGGGTAGGACTATTCTGACTATTCTCTGTCGTGTTATGCGCTTCAATCCGCTAAT CCGTTGCGTTGGAAACTCCGGCAGCGCCCTCCGCGTCGGTTTCCCTCAGCTATGCCTTGCCGACTCGGCAACCGGCGTCCGCCAGGCCGACAACGTTACCGTGTTTCCATCCGGCATCACCACGGGCGCCACATTTGACAAGGACTTGATGTACGCCAGGGCTGCTGCTATGGGCAAGGAGTTCCGGGGCAAAGGCGCCAACGTCTACCTGGGACCGAGCGTGGGACCCATCGGTAGAAAGCCCAG GGGCGGTCGAAACTGGGAGGGCTTCGGGTCCGACCCCGTGTTGCAGGGTAAGGCTGCTGCGCTGACCATCAAAGGCGTCCAGGAGCAGGGCGTCATCGCCACGATCAAGCACCTCGTGGGCAACGAGCAGGAGATGTTTCGCATGTACAACCCTCTGCAGCAGGGCTACAGCGCCAACATCG ATGACCGAACGCTCCATGAACTGTACCTCTGGCCGTTCGCAGACGGTGTGCGTGAAGGCGTAGGTTCCGTCATGACGGCTTACAACGCG GTCAACGGTTCGGCTTGTAGCCAGAACAGCTACTTGATCAACGGCATCCTGAAGGATGAACTCGGTTTCCAAGGGTTTGTCATGAGCGACTGGTTGTCTCACATGTCTGGCGTTGGCTCTGCCCTCGCTGGCCTCGACTTCAACGCTCCGGGCGACCAGCAGGTGCCACTGACTGGCTACAGCTACTGGATGTACGATCTCACCAGAGCCGTACTGAACGGATCTGTCCCTGTGGACCGCATCAACGACATGGCCACCAGAGTTCTGGCAACGTGGTACCAGATGGGACAAGATGAGGGCTTCCCAGCAACCAACTGGGCTACGGGAACCCGTAACAGAGTGGGGGATTTTTACCCTGGGGCATGGCCCTTCTCCCCGAGCGGCGTGGTCAATGAGTTCGTCAAGGTCCAGGACGACCACCACCTCGTCGCCAGACAGGTTGCGCAGGAGGCCATCACCCTTCTCAAGAACAATGGCAGCCTTCTGCCCATcacgacctcggcgcccatCAAGATCTTCGGCACCCACGCCCAGACAAACCCGGACGGGCCCAATGCCTGTGCCGATAGAGCCTGCAACAAGGGCCTGCTCGGAATTGGATGGGGCTCTGGAACGGTCGACTACGAATATTTGGACGACCCGCTTACTGCCTTCAAGAAGAGGGCCGGTAACGTCGTGTACTACAACAGCGACTCTTTCCCATCGGTCCCGGCCCCCACGGCGGATGATGTGGCGTTCGTCTTCATCACCTCTGACTCTGGCGAGAACCAGTACACGGTAGAAGGCAACAACGGAGACCGCAGCTCCTCCGGCCTCAATGCCTGGCATAACGGCAACAAGCTCGTCAAGGACGCTGCCGCCAAATATCAAAACGTCGTGGTCGTCATCCACACGGTTGGTCCGATCCTCGTAGACGAGTGGATCGACCTCCCCAGCGTCAAATCAGTGCTCGTGGCTCACCTGCCCGGCCAGGAGGCCGGCGAGTCTCTCGCCAATATTGTTTTTGGTAACGCATCCCCCTCTGGCCACCTTCCGTATAGCATGACCAAGAAGGAATCCGACCTGCCTGCGTCCGTCACCCAGTTGGTCGGCGGCTCTCTTGGCCAGCCACAAGACACCTTCTCTGAGGGGCTGTACATCGACTACAGGTACCTCCACAAGAACAACATCAAGCCTCGCTTCGCCTTTGGCCACGGACTGAGCTACACCGACTTCTCCTTCTCTGAGGCGACCATCAGCCCCGTAACGCCCCTAACCgcttcgccgccagcccgcccagccAAGCAAGGCATCCTCGAGTACAGCGCGCCTATTCCCGACTGGACCGAGGGCGTAGCGCCGGCCGGTTTCAACAAGATCTTCAGGTACATTTACTCCTGGTGCACCGAgtccgaggccaaggacgccgttgCAGCCTCCAAGACAAAGACCTACCCGTACCCGGCGGGTTACAGCACGACCCAGAAGCCCGGCCcacccgccggcggcgcccaggGAGGAAACCCGGCTCTCTTCGACGTGGTCTTCACCGTCTCAGTCAAGGTGACTAACACGGGCGCCGAGCACTCGGGTAAAGCTTCTGCACAGGCGTATGTGCAGttccccgacggcggcccTGAAACCCCCGTGATCCAGCTGCGCGACTTTGAGAAGACGAAGAATCTAGCGCCTGGAGAGAGTGCCACGGTGACGCTGGAGCTGACGAGGCGGGACGTGAGCGTTTGGGACGTGGTCAGTCAGAACTGGGTCGTGCCGAACCCGACGGGGAGGTACAAGATCTGGGTTGGGGAGGCCAGTGACAAGTTGTTTTTGGCATGTTACACGGACTCCGGGGACTGTGAGGAAGGTCTCGAGAGCCCCGTTTGA
- a CDS encoding Putative fungal lipase-like domain, alpha/Beta hydrolase, with protein MLAKLSLLPLLSAAVSASPLLDARAPVAALDERAVTVSAADLSNFEYYVQMVAATSCNSEAAVGASITCSADSCPDVEANGAKIVGTFSGLVSGLQGYVATDPVKKNIVIAIRGSNNVRNWITNILFAFDDCDFVDDCKVHTGFANAWNEVKNSLLTYVKSAKAANPNYTIIATGHSLGGAVATIAAADLRRDGYAVDLYTYGSPRVGNDAFVNFVTVQAGAEYRITHVDDPVPRLPPILFGYRHTSPEYWLSTGSATTIDYDISDIKVCEGDASTKCNGGTFGLNVDAHKYYFRRTGACSTDGFEFRQREEEISDEDLAARLTAWAEQDIEISKSLGQA; from the exons ATGTTGGCCAAGCTGtctcttctccctctgcTGTCCGCCGCTGTTTCGGCGTCTCCTCTTCTGGATGCCAGGGCCCCGGTGGCCGCACTTGACGAGAGAG CTGTGACGGTGTCTGCCGCCGATCTGTCCAACTTCGAGTACTATGTGCAGATGGTGGCAGCAACCTCCTGCAACAGCGAGGCTGCTGTCGGTGCCTCCATCACCTGCAGTGCGGACTCCTGCCCCGATgtcgaggccaacggcgcTAAGATCGTCGGCACTTTCTC CGGCCTCGTGTCTGGCCTCCAAGGCTACGTTGCCACGGACCCTGTGAAGAAGAACATCGTCATTGCCATCCGTGGTTCCAACAACGTCCGCAACTGGATCACTAACatcctcttcgccttcgACGACTGCGACTTTGTCGACGACTGCAAGGTCCATACTGGCTTCGCCAACGCCTGGAACGAGGTCAAGAACTCCCTCTTGACCTATGTCAAGtcggccaaggccgccaacCCCAATTACACCATCATCGCGACTGGCCACTCCCTCGGTGGTGCTGTtgccaccatcgccgccgctgaccTCCGCCGCGACGGTtacgccgtcgacctttACACGTACGGCAGCCCCCGTGTTGGCAACGATGCTTTTGTCAACTTCGTCACCGTccaagccggcgccgagtaTCGCATCACCCACGTGGACGACCCCGTTCCCCGTCTGCCTCCCATCCTCTTTGGCTACCGTCATACCAGCCCCGAGTACTGGCTGTCCACCGGTAgcgccaccaccatcgactATGACATCTCCGACATCAAGGTCTGCGAGGGCGATGCCAGCACAAAGTGCAACGGCGGCACCTTTGGACTCAACGTCGACGCCCACAAGTACTACTTCCGCAGAACCGGTGCCTGCAGCACGGACGGCTTCGAGTTCCgccagagggaggaggagatctCGGATGAGGACCTTGCCGCCCGCCTCACGGCTTGGGCCGAACAGGACATTGAGATCTCCAAAAGTCTGGGACAGGCTTAG
- a CDS encoding Putative leucine-rich repeat domain superfamily: MTRLTRQRAQAENQNQNQNQNQNQNQAQPAQQNQALQQDQVAPQDQAQGTNRRLRHISGPQSALTDYLATNNISASRIRLEADRRRAAAARSRQAQDGRDDEEEEAGPSTESTGATDAPDSGRNETEAERKKRVKKEQQALAKIKASKLFLKRKRYMRDAEAEDDYARLLLSERLEPVPGQMDNCAICKKRFTVTAYSLSGPEGGLLCAQCSKDQAAKKGKDAKRPRKSASGQGSRRKVQSNILDGTYQTGAKNLTTLCIETLAKNVDLADSLGDLPDKVVDKIARLFSKRRLLSPETLPLFVQPSTTTVKIYDGAKLGSNDFRGIFQTTRNLQHFKARNAIQFKDDVLLYLTGRDFKLLSFNIHGANLLSDSTWTLFFKAQGADLEAIQVYYTDRHFGDEMLALLPLKCPRLKRLKVYHNQKVTNDGVKAIGNIKTLTHLGLHLQHDISPKSLSHMIRGAGQGLETLSLRKMPKANDEVLTAIKNTCRFLRKFRITDSENMTDEGFVDLFTDWANPAIDMIDLQKCRHLESTNPRDNPDGVGLCSDGFRALMKHSGGKLRDLNIHACRHIKRDAFEDVFNKDDQYPHLSKLEISFIEDVDDFVLGRIFRSCPNIREINVFGCMKVKDVKVPRGKVVVGVPNAIGMVIEGRED; encoded by the exons ATGACACGTTTAACTCGCCAGCGAGCTCAGGCTGAGAACCAGAATcagaaccagaaccagaaccagaaccagaaccagGCACAGCCTGCCCAGCAAAACCAAGCTCTTCAGCAAGACCAAGTTGCTCCGCAGGATCAAGCCCAAGGCACTAatcgtcgccttcgccacATCTCTGGGCC ACAATCGGCTTTGACTGACTACCTTGCC ACCAACAACATCTCTGCAAGCCGGATCCGTCTTGAAGCTGACCGGCGccgcgctgctgctgctagaAGCCGCCAAGCCCAGGATGGCcgtgatgacgaagaagaggaagctggTCCCTCGACAGAGTCCACTGGGGCCACCGATGCCCCTGACAGCGGCCGCAACGAAACTGAagcagagagaaagaagcgTGTGAAGAAGGAGCAGCAAGCTctggccaagatcaaggctTCCAAGCTCTTCCTGAAACGGAAGCGCTACATGAGAGATGCCGAGGCAGAAGACGACTACGCCCGTCTCTTACTCAGCGAGAGATTGGAGCCAGTTCCGGGCCAGATGGATAACTGCGCCATTTGCAAGAAGCGCTTCACCGTCACGGCCTACTCGCTTAGTGGACCAGAAGGCGGCCTTCTCTGCGCCCAGTGCAGCAAAGACCAGGCTGcaaagaagggcaaggacgCAAAAAGGCCTCGCAAGTCTGCGAGTGGCCAGGGCAGCCGTCGCAAGGTTCAGAGTAACATCCTCGATGGCACGTACCAGACTGGTGCCAAGAATTTGACGACGCTTTGCATTGAGACACTGGCAAAGAatgtcgaccttgccgacAGTCTGGGCGATCTGCCGGACAAAGTTGTGGACAAGATAGCTCGCCTCTTTTCCAAGCGTCGATTGCTCAGCCCGGAGACTCTACCCCTGTTCGTGCaaccctcgacgacgacggtgaaaATCTACGACGGCGCCAAGCTGGGCTCTAATGACTTTCGGGGCATATTCCAGACGACCAGAAACCTTCAACACTTCAAGGCCCGCAATGCCATCCAGTTCAAGGACGACGTCCTCTTATACTTGACGGGCCGCGACTTCAAGCTTCTGTCTTTCAACATTCATGGCGCCAACTTGCTCAGCGATTCTACGTGGACTCTGTTTTTTAAGGCCCAAGGTGCCGACCTGGAAGCCATCCAGGTCTACTACACGGACAGGCACTTTGGCGACGAAATGCTTGCTCTGCTTCCGCTTAAGTGTCCCAGGCTGAAGCGTCTCAAAGTCTACCACAATCAGAAGGTGACGAACGACGGAGTCAAGGCAATTGGCAATATCAAGACTTTGACGCATCTCGGTCTTCATCTGCAGCACGACATCAGTCCCAAGAGCTTGTCCCACATGATCCGCGGTGCGGGACAGGGTTTGGAGACGCTGTCTCTGAGAAAGATGCCGAAGGCCAATGACGAGGTCTTAACGGCCATCAAGAACACCTGCCGGTTCCTCCGAAAGTTTCGCATCACCGACAGCGAGAACATGACTGACGAAGGTTTTGTCGACTTGTTCACCGACTGGGCCAACCCCGCGATCGACATGATTGACCTCCAGAAGTGCCGTCACCTTGAGTCTACTAACCCTCGTGACAACCCCGACGGAGTCGGTCTCTGCTCGGACGGGTTCCGTGCCCTCATGAAGCATTCGGGCGGCAAGCTCAGGGACCTCAACATTCACGCGTGTCGCCACATCAAGCGCGATGCCTTCGAGGACGTCTTCAACAAGGACGATCAGTACCCTCATCTTTCCAAGCTCGAGATCAGCTTTATTGAAGACGTCGATGACTTTGTCCTTGGACGCATCTTCCGAAGTTGCCCCAACATTCGCGAGATCAACGTCTTCGGTTGCATGAAGGTCAAGGATGTCAAAGTGCCCAGAGGCAAGGTCGTGGTTGGAGTCCCCAACGCCATCGGTATGGTAATTGAAGGTCGAGAGGACTAG